Proteins encoded within one genomic window of Magnetospirillum sp. WYHS-4:
- a CDS encoding DNA polymerase III subunit chi, whose product MTAVAFYHLKRWPLEQALPKLLEKTLASGKRGLVMAGSPERVEALNTLLWTYDPDSWLPHGGIKDGSPQAQPIWLTCEDENPNGATYLFLTDGADSPRVGEFERCFDLFDGNDEETVLSARERWKACKAAGHDLTYWQQTESGGWEKKG is encoded by the coding sequence GTGACCGCTGTCGCCTTCTACCACCTGAAGCGCTGGCCGCTGGAACAGGCCCTGCCCAAGCTGTTGGAAAAGACGCTGGCTTCGGGCAAGCGCGGCCTGGTGATGGCCGGCTCGCCGGAACGGGTGGAGGCGCTGAATACCTTGCTCTGGACCTACGATCCGGATTCGTGGCTGCCTCACGGGGGCATCAAGGACGGTAGCCCGCAAGCCCAGCCCATCTGGTTGACCTGCGAAGACGAGAATCCCAACGGCGCCACATACCTTTTCCTCACCGATGGGGCGGACTCGCCCCGTGTCGGCGAGTTCGAACGTTGCTTCGACTTGTTCGACGGCAACGACGAGGAGACGGTTCTGTCTGCACGGGAGCGCTGGAAGGCATGCAAGGCAGCCGGCCACGACCTGACCTATTGGCAGCAGACGGAAAGCGGCGGTTGGGAAAAGAAGGGGTAG
- a CDS encoding leucyl aminopeptidase, which produces MKIQFGESGLPATGVAVVGVLSGGKATPSAAALDKAMDGGFLRAAKAAHFKGEKDQILSLPAPGGTKLDRAVGLGMGPARKLDAGTLQALGGQIYIALAAAKGATTAAVLVDSLPGCKLSPAAMAAEMALGLRLRSYSFDKYFTKRKKDDMPTLRTVKFLVADPEEARRLFAPLDKVADGVFLTRDLVSEPANVLYPEAMAKQARDELEPLGVEVDILDAKDMRKLGMGSLLGVGQGSVNEPRLVAMQWWGAGKPVAALGKAKGRRKVKAEEGAAQDPRAPLAFVGKGVTFDTGGISIKPSAGMEEMKWDMAGAGAVIGLMKALAGRKARVNVVGIIGLVENMPSGNAQRPGDVVTSMSGQTIEVLNTDAEGRLVLADALWYCKDRFAPRFMVDLATLTGAMVIALGHEMAGLFASDDKLADHLIAAGRAVDERLWRLPLGEEYDKMLKSDIADMKNISGGRSAGSITAAQFLKRFVGDVPWAHLDIAGTAWTNKDRPVVPKGAAGFGVRLLDRLIADHYEAK; this is translated from the coding sequence TGGACGGAGGGTTTCTCAGGGCCGCCAAGGCTGCCCATTTCAAGGGGGAGAAGGACCAGATCCTATCCCTGCCGGCGCCGGGCGGCACCAAGCTGGACCGAGCGGTCGGATTGGGCATGGGACCGGCGCGCAAGCTGGATGCAGGGACCTTGCAGGCTTTGGGCGGGCAAATCTACATCGCCCTGGCGGCCGCCAAGGGAGCGACGACTGCCGCCGTGCTGGTCGACTCCTTGCCTGGCTGCAAGCTTTCCCCTGCCGCCATGGCGGCCGAAATGGCACTGGGCCTCCGGCTGCGCTCCTACAGCTTCGACAAGTACTTCACGAAGCGCAAGAAGGACGATATGCCGACGCTTCGGACCGTGAAATTCCTGGTGGCCGATCCGGAAGAGGCGCGCCGTCTCTTCGCGCCGCTGGACAAGGTGGCGGATGGTGTCTTCCTGACCCGCGACTTGGTCTCGGAGCCGGCAAACGTCCTCTATCCGGAAGCGATGGCCAAGCAGGCCCGCGACGAGTTGGAACCGTTGGGTGTCGAAGTCGATATTCTCGATGCCAAGGACATGCGCAAGCTCGGTATGGGCTCGTTGCTTGGCGTCGGCCAGGGCAGCGTCAACGAGCCCCGTCTGGTCGCCATGCAATGGTGGGGCGCCGGCAAGCCGGTGGCCGCGCTTGGTAAAGCCAAAGGCCGCAGGAAGGTGAAGGCGGAGGAGGGCGCCGCCCAGGACCCGCGGGCACCTCTGGCTTTCGTCGGCAAGGGCGTCACCTTCGACACCGGGGGCATTTCCATCAAGCCTTCCGCCGGCATGGAGGAGATGAAATGGGATATGGCCGGCGCCGGCGCGGTGATCGGGTTGATGAAGGCATTGGCGGGCCGCAAGGCGCGGGTGAACGTGGTGGGCATCATCGGTTTGGTCGAGAACATGCCATCCGGCAACGCGCAGCGTCCGGGCGACGTGGTGACGTCGATGTCCGGCCAGACCATCGAGGTGCTGAACACCGACGCGGAAGGGCGTCTGGTGCTGGCCGATGCGCTCTGGTACTGCAAGGATCGCTTCGCGCCCCGCTTCATGGTCGACCTGGCAACATTGACGGGCGCCATGGTCATCGCCTTGGGCCACGAGATGGCCGGCCTTTTCGCCAGCGACGACAAGCTGGCCGACCATTTGATCGCTGCCGGCCGGGCCGTGGACGAGCGCCTCTGGCGCCTGCCCTTGGGCGAGGAATACGACAAGATGCTGAAGTCCGACATCGCCGACATGAAAAACATCAGCGGCGGCCGTTCGGCGGGGAGCATCACCGCGGCCCAGTTTCTCAAGCGGTTCGTCGGCGACGTGCCTTGGGCCCATCTGGATATCGCGGGCACCGCCTGGACCAACAAGGACCGTCCGGTGGTTCCCAAGGGGGCCGCGGGCTTCGGCGTGCGGCTCCTTGATCGTCTGATCGCCGACCATTACGAGGCCAAGTAG